The nucleotide window TCCTCGAGCTTTGTTTTTCCGATTTTGATTGCTTCTTGGTCATCTGATGCCTCGAATGAATCATTCAGCAGTGCTTCGCCTTTTTGAGAATATACTGTTAAGAAATATGTCTTCATCTATAATTTCCTCCTATAAAAGTTGAAAAATCTTCTATGTTAACTATATGGACTTTAAGGGATTTTGTAAATAGCTGTACATCTGAGGAAGTTTTTGAAAACACCAAATACGAACGTGCATTCGTGTTTATGTTCTGATAGAATAGAAGTAAGAAATTAAGACTGGGAGGACCAACATGGCTAACCAACCGTTACGATTTATACATTGTGCAGATTTGCATTTAGATAGTCCCTATAAAGGATTATTTAATTTACCAGACAAGATTTTCTCTGATATTAAAAACAGTACGTTTATTGCTTATGAGCGATTGATTGATCTTGCAATTGAAGAGCAAGTTGATTTCGTTCTATTCGTAGGGGATTTGTTCGATCAACATTCAGCCTCATTGAAATCGACTGTTCGTCTCAAAAAAGGTTTACAACGATTAAACGAACATCATATTAATGCATACATAAGTTACGGCAACCATGACTACGGAATTGGCCAGAAAGCAGATTTATCTTTTCCTCCTAATACTCATGTATTCAAAAGTGAAAAAGTCTCGAAATTCGTCTATTCCAAAAATGACGTGGAAGTAGCTTCTATTTATGGCTTCAGTTATGAGCAACGTGAAGTCAAAGACTCCAAAGTTGGAGAATATCAAATCGAAGATAACACTCTTACAAATATCGCCACGCTGCATGGGTCTCTCGAGTCGAATCATGAACATGCTACTTATGCCCCTTTTCTTCTTGAAAGCCTTAGAAAACAAAACTTTGATTATTGGGCTTTAGGTCATATCCACAAGAGGGAAATATTGTCAGAAAATCCACCAGTAGTATACCCAGGAAATATTCAAGGTCGACATATTAAAGAAACAGATGAAAAGGGTTGCTATCTAGTTGAGATGAATAATAATGAATCAAATTTATACTTTCATTCTCTACAAGAAATTTTATTTCAAGAAATCGCTTTAGACGGATCCTCTGTGGAAGAAAGTGATGAACTTTTAAAGTTGATTGAATCCTTGAAAGAAGATATTCGTAATCAAAATGGAAAGACTATTGTTCGATTGAATTTAATGATTTCAAATGTTCTAGCGCAAAACCTTTCGTCGAATGATCGTGAGGAGTTGCATCAGCTAGCCAATGAATCAGAAGAAGATGAAACGACATGGGTATGGCTGAAAGACATCAAATTTTCTGAGCATATTGAATACGATCGAAACCAACTTAAGCAGTCAAAGCAATTTATCGGCGAGGTTATTACTACAATAGATGAACAAGTATCAATAAAGTCATATGTCGATGATTTAATGAAGAACGGGGTTTTCAAAAAGATGGATTGGCTTGATGAGGAGAGGGAACAACAAATCATGTATGAGGCTGAGCAGTTTCTCATGCAGGAATTATTAAAAGATGGAAGTGATGATAAATGATCATCAAAAAATTAGAACTGACTTCATTTGGTAGATGGAATAGGGAGACAATAAATTTTTCGGAGGGTCTCAATGTATTGCATGGACCAAATGAAATCGGAAAATCATCCATAAGAATGTTCATCACTTATATTTTATTTGGTCTTAATGCGCAAGAAAGAGAACGCTATACATCTAATATTGATGGTCAGTTAGGTGGTAAAATTCATATTTCAGATTCAAATCAAGAATGGGTAATTGAAAGATATGCTCATCGCTACAGAGGCCATCGAGTTGGCTATTTAGATGGCCAAAAAGTGGATGATGAAGATATCAAACAATTGCTGAATGGAGTGGATCGTTTTTTATTTGAGTCTATCTTTTCTTTCCAAGATCGCGACCTTCATGCAATACGTCATAAAAATCCAGATGATGTCGGAAAGGTTTTATTCAACCTTGGATTGACTGGATCTGATCGAATAGTGAATTTAGAGAATAAGTTGAATAAAAAAGTTGAAGATTTATATAAAAAACGAGGAAAAAAACCACTATTAAATGCAAAGCTTTCAGAGTTGAAGCAATTGAATGAGGAAATTCAACAAGCTTCTGAAAAAGAATGGGCACATCAAAAGCTGAATGAGGAAGTACAACAATTAGAATCCCAGGTTACTGAGCTTGAAAGAAAAGAAAGAGCCCTATCGAAGGAATTGAGTCACCATCAATCATTACTACAAACAAAGTCGGCAATTGTTAATTACCAACTCTTGAACAATGAAATGAAAGAGATGCAACAAGCTAAAGAATTTCCTGAAGATGGGCTTAAAAATTTCCAACACTTAAAAGAGAAGAAATTAGGCTTTCAGGAGAAGAAAAATGTTACCCAATCAAAACTAGAACAATTGCGAAAAGAACAGAATGAACTACAGAGTGAAAGTAGACAAGCTGATTTTGATAGTTCTTTGGGTGAAATAGAAGAGATGATTGATGAGTCAACTCGACTTTCAAACAAATATGACGAGCTTGAAAAGGAAATCCGCAATAAAGAAGTTGAGTTTACGCAAGTTTCAGATGACTTGGATTTGGATTTATCGGTGAACGAAGTATTGGACATAAATTTATCCATTTACACAGAGGAAACTTGGAAGAGGATTTCTACAGAAAATCATCAGGTTAAGAATGAGAAAGAAAAAATAAATAATAAAAAAGAAGCTAAACAGGATGACTTAAGAAAGCTTACGTTAGAAAAAGAAAACCTATCGCAGCAAATGATGGATACAGAACAAGTGGACATGCTCCATTCGAAAGAGCAGGAAATAAAAGACCGTAAAGCTGCTCGCTCTATAGAGGAACAATATCAACAAAGCATTCGTGAACGTGAACAATCATTAGAAAGTTTTGAACGACTTTTCTCAATATTAAAACCTGTAGTACCTGCCGTCCTGTTCTTCAGTTTAATTGGATTTATCTTTATAGGCTTTTCACCAACTGTATTGAGTTATGCGATCGTTACTGTTTTATTAAGTGCGACCATTGGAAGCTATATTTTCTTTCATAAGCAACAACAGAAGCTTAGAAGAGATCTACAACAAGAAAATAAACCGAATGAAAATCCGAGTGAAGAATCAGATGATTTGGATGAGATCACTGAGCAACTGAAACAACAAGCATCCAAACAAAGGCAGTTAGAAGAAATGGAATTGAAGATTAAATATTTAGAAGCGGACTTAAGAGACGTTGAACAGGATGAAGCTTACATTTCAAATCAAGAGGATGAGTTGCAAGAAAGTATTAATAATGAAAAAAGTAAGTATCCATTTTTGCTTCAATACGAATTTTATCAATGGCCAAGTGTGTTTGAGAAATTGAATCAATTAAAACAGATTGCTAAGGCGATAACTGCTTATGAAAAACAACGTACTGAAGTTGAAGAAAGCATGAAAAAACTTGAAGCAAATGGTGCACACGCAATTAACCAAAATCACGAAATCTTTTCGTGGGCCGAAACAAAAAAGCTATTGGATTTTGAAAAGAGCATAAATGATCGCTTGAAAGACCTCGCAAATTGGTTTAAACAGTTGAATAGTGAGCTTAATGAAATAGAAGCTGCATATGAACCATATGAAAAAGAATTACAGCAATTATTAGGAAAAGCTGGCGTTGAAGATGAGGTTTCATTTGAAGCCTTAGCAGAGCAACACGAAGCATTTTTGAAAAAGAACCAACAACTCAACGATGCATACCATTATGTTTATGAAGTTTTTGGTCAAAAAACCGATGAAATTATCAGTCAAGATTATAATTGGCATTTATTAGAAGAGAAGACAGGTGAAATGAAATCGCAGAGTCAATCTTGGTTGAATGAAAGAGAAGAGCTTCAACAGTTAAAATCCGACAAAAAAGCAGAAGTGAAACAACTAGAAGAAGGCGGTAGGTTGTCAGACCTTATTCACAAACAATCAATGTTGGAAGAAGAGGTCAAACAGTTAGCTGATGAATGGGCGGTAGCAAAGACCGCACAAGGCTTGCTGGAAGATACTAAAAGTAGGTATCAAAATGTTTATTTGCCAGGTATGATCGAAAGGTCTACACAACTCTTCAGAGATATTACAAATGGTAAATATCTAGATATTCAGTTTTCGTATGAAGAAGAAAGTTTGTTCGTCCAAGACAGGGAAAATGATTGGTACCACGTCCAGCAACTTTCGGAAGGTACTGCCGATCAGCTTTATGTCTCACTCAGGTTCGCAATGAATGAAACTTTAAATCATGATTCACCCGTACCGTTCATTCTAGATGACGCTTTCGTACATTTTGACGCAGAACGAAAAGCATTAATGATGAGGCTACTTGAGCAGCAAGCGAATAAACAACAAGTTTTATATTTCACGTGCCATGATGTATCAGATCACGCCCAACAACCGAACCATACTATTGCACTGTCATTGAATTAGAAGAATAGATACAAAATTAATCGGGAACATGTTAAAATACAACAAGTTAAATAGGAACGAAACGGAGGAGACTCAATGGCAAATCAGGAAAATGAAAAGTACTGGGAAGAATACGATAAAGTTATAGAACAATTTATCCAAGTTATAGCAAAAAACATGACCCTATATGGGATAACCCCTTCAGTTGGTCGTCTATATGGTGCTCTTTATTTTTCTGAAGAACCAATGACTCTCGATGATATGCGAGATCAAATGGGCATGAGCAAAACAAGCATGTCGACAGGAGTGAAATCTCTCGCAGATATGAAAATGGTGGAGCCATCTTTCAAGAGAGGGGTACGAAAAGATCTCTATCAATCTGAAGAGGATTGGTATAAGTCATTTACCTCTTTGTTTGGGAATCGATGGAGACATCATACCGAGACCAATATCGAAGAGGCTGATGAAGCTATTCAGCTTTTGGAAGAAATCAGAAATGAAACAACCGATGAAGATTTAATAGATGAGATTAACCGAAAGATCGATCGTTTAGTTTACGCTCGAAATTATTATGAATGGCTGATGGACTTTATTAGGGTTGTAGAGACTGGTCAAATTTTTGATTTTGTACCTAAAAAGAGCCATAAATAGTTGCTCAGTGAAAAGTTTCAATTATAGAGAGGAGTTACACGGATGAAGGGGATTGCAAATGTAGCGGTAGGGGATCAATTTGAAGGATATTTACTAATTAAATCAGCTCAAAAAGGTGTAGCAAGTAATGGAAAGCCCTTCCTAACAATCATCTTTAGAGATCGAACAGGTGAAATTGAAGCCAAACTCTGGGATGTAACAAAAGATGATGAGGAAGTTTTTCAGGCCGAATCCATTGTTTCAGTCCAGGGAGAGATTCGACAATTCCGTGGGAAGTCACAACTTAACATCCGGCAAATGAGACTATCGAGTCCGACTGATGATGTTAAAGTAGATGATTTCATTGAGAAAGCTCCTGTACCTGTGGAGGAACTTAAAGAATATATGACTCAAGCAATTTTTGATATGAGTAACCCGAACATCCAAAGAATTGTCAGGTACTTCATTAAAAAATACAATGATGAATTATTTATTTATCCTGCTGCAACAAAGAATCATCATGAGTATGCAGGTGGATTAGCTCATCATGTGGTTTCAATGTTAAAACTAGCCCACCAGTTGAAAGAACTTTATCCTGAGATTAATAAAGATCTTTTGTATGCAGGAATCATTTTGCATGATATAGGTAAAGTAAAAGAATTATCAAGTCCAGCTTCTCCTACTTATACGTTGGAAGGAAAAATGCTAGGACATATCACAATGATGGTTAATGAAATAGGTGAGGCTGCTAGAGAATTAGGAATTGAAGGTGAAGAGGTTCTCCTATTACAACATATGGTCCTTAGCCACCATGGCAAAGCTGAGTGGGGAAGTCCTAAGGCTCCTTTAATAAGGGAAGCAGAAGTGCTACATTTGATTGACCTTGTTGATTCTAAAATGAATATGATGAATCGATCACTTGCCAAAACGTCTCCAGGGGAATTCACTGAAAGGATTTTTCCTTTAGACAACAGAGCACTGTACAATCCAAATATGTAAAGAAAGAAAAAAGCGAGTGATATTATTATCACTCGCTTCATCTATTTAGGATTCGTTATTTTCAAAGATGTTTTCAAACTCTTCAATTTTGATGTCGACTTCTGCTTCATCTAACATCTTTTCGCGTTTATCAGCAAGAGTCGCCTGATCTACTTGGCTTGCGATAATTTGATCACGAATTTGGTCTTCCATTTCCTCGAAGTCTTCAATTTCTTCTTCAGTTTCACGGCGGTCTTCAACTTTTATGACGTGCCAACCGAATTGAGACTCAACTGGTTCACTGACTTCCCCTACTTCTAGGTCGTATGCAGCATTCTCAAATTCTGGAACCATGTCACCAGTAGAGAAATAGCCTAAATCTCCACCTTCTTGAGCCGAACCATCACTCGAATACTCTTGAGCCAGTGTTTCGAAATCTTCACCACTATCCAGTTGCTCAATCACTTCTTGTGCAGTCGCTTCATCTTCAACCAAAATGTGACGAGCTTTGACTTCAGTTTGCATACGGTCGTATTTTTCCTGTACTTCTTCATCAGTCACTTCAATATCCTCTGCGGCAAGTTCGAAATCAAGCTTGGACAAATAAAAGGCATTACGAAACTCAGCTTCAGTTTGATAACCTTGTTGCTGGATAAATTGCTGGAATTGAGCTCCAAGCTGATCTTTGAACTGCTGAATTTCTTCATCAACATCTTCCTCAGAAATATCAAAACGATCTTCTAAGATTTGCATCAAAGTCATCTCTCGTATCACTTGCTCACCAACACGATCTTTCATTTCGTTATAAAAATCTTCTTTGGTGATATCACCAACATTAGTTTCTACAACTGTCTCACTATCTGATTCTGTGCTGTCATCTGTGCAAGCAGCTAAAATCATCAAGCTAACGGTTATTAAAACCATTAAAAATTTCTTCATCTTGTACTCACCCCTAAGTATGTATTGAACCCTAATGAATAATATATCATAATTTAGTATTTCTTACATGAGAATTTTAAAAGAAACGCCTATACAATTAATGAGAAGTTTTCATAGGATACTGTAGTTACGACCAAGGAGGTGAGTGTAGTGAGCTACGGAAAAGGATATGGTGGAGGCTTTGCGTTAATTGTTGTGCTTTTCATCTTGTTAGTAATTGTTGGTGCCGCTTGGTTCTAGAATCGATACCTTATGTTGAAATGAAAAAAAGGTTGTTCCAAAGTATTTGGAACAACCTGTACTTACAAATAATTCACTTCATAATAAGATGATACTAATAAGATGAGCATTGATATATTGATCGTTCGATAGATTTTGCTACTTTTTTCATTCGACAACTCTGACTTTACGCAAAATTTATGAGTCAATGAATTGAAAGCATACAATATAAACAACGCGAATGGTACATAAAAGAATAGCAATATGTTCCCTCCTAATCGAAACGAACCCATTCAACCATTAGGGTTGAATCAAAATGTCATAATTGTTTTTTGTCTTAGTTACTACGCATTTCTTTGGTGCTTTGATAAAGAATGCTAGTGTATACCAATCTTCAACTGAAATTGCGATATTGATCGCAGTAAATAGCAAAAGTAAAGGATACAGTGTCGGAAATACTGTTGCTGCAAAAAGCAAAGGCACCGTTAGAAACAAGCTTGGAGCAAGTACCATTAAGATTGATGTTCTTTTAGACAAGTTTGAACGTACTCTAATCTTTAACATTGGTAGATATTGATATTTAAAGCTCCACTTAAAGTAGAATTCACGATCTGTGAATAAAATAGGAATAGCATGCCCTAATTTATGCAACACAGGTATTAACAATAAACCTATCATAACATGATATATGCTAGGTTCAAAGATTGTAACACCTTTATATATAATTGAAAAAGGTACATAAAGTACACTGAATGATAAAATCCCTACAAGGACCGAAAGAATCGCTAGACGATTATGGCCTAACTCTCTTGAGATGTTGACGGTTTTCCAGCAAGTCATCTCGGGACCCCCTTTTCTGCTTCGTTAAGAGTAGATGTATTACTACTTAATTGAGTTTACTCAAAGAATAATACGCCTAAAGCAGAAAAATTTCAACCCTTTTTATGAAAATTTTTTAGAACCTTAATATTCCTCTCGAATACTTGCTGTGGAGCGCTCGAGAATGTCTAAATAATCCTCTCCATAAAGTTCTTTTACGATTGATTCCATGTCTTGAAATTCTGGAAATCTTCCATAGATATTTTTCAAGGGTAAAGATGCTTTCAATAGAGTATTTTTTTCAGGATCATGAGCGTTCATTGTTTCCTCGAATAATGTAATTCCTTCATTAGTTAACTGTACATAAGTATTACGTTTATCATCCTCTTTTTTGGAAAATGTAAGCAAGCCGCGCTGCTCTAATTTTTTAGAAAAATTAAAAGCAGTAGAAACATGCATAATACCAAATTGTGAGATCTCCGAAATCTTTGCACCATGCAGATGATAAGCGATCCAAAGGATATGGTGTTCGTTAATGTTCAAATCGAACGGCTTAACCCACCTTTGCCAATCTTTTTCAATCGTTTTCCATATCGCTTTTGTCAATTGAGTCATTTTATGTGAATACAATAATGCTTCTTGTAAAGAATAAGAATCCTTGTTCACAAAATCTACTCCTCTTATCTTTTGAATTTCATGAATTGTGTTCTATTTTAACATAATTAATATTCATGAGGATTTAGAACCTGGGTAAAAAAACAAACGACAACTTTAGTTGCCGTTTACAGTCGCTACTATTTGCTTTTTCTTTGGATGCTGAGAAAGGCTGTTTCTAAGGATTCATGAAAGTGGATTGCTTCTTTGATCCTGTTCTCAGTAAAGTGGTGTGGTGTAGATTCTTTTTCCAATTCATTTTTAATACTGGACAAGTTTTCCTTTTGGCGCTCAATTGCATTTAACCATCTATTTACGTAAGTTTTCATGAATTTGTGATATAAGTCTTTTTCAGCTTGATACAAATCCTTTCGAACACCCTTAACCCATACACGTTCGACTAAATTGTAAT belongs to Halalkalibacillus sediminis and includes:
- a CDS encoding GbsR/MarR family transcriptional regulator, with translation MSAINDEQQNEVVNNQIISEFSKTLEMFSLNATESQLFVTLYLSDDPMTLDDMKETLGKSKTSMSTAIRTLLDYNLVERVWVKGVRKDLYQAEKDLYHKFMKTYVNRWLNAIERQKENLSSIKNELEKESTPHHFTENRIKEAIHFHESLETAFLSIQRKSK
- a CDS encoding HTH-type transcriptional regulator Hpr; the protein is MTQLTKAIWKTIEKDWQRWVKPFDLNINEHHILWIAYHLHGAKISEISQFGIMHVSTAFNFSKKLEQRGLLTFSKKEDDKRNTYVQLTNEGITLFEETMNAHDPEKNTLLKASLPLKNIYGRFPEFQDMESIVKELYGEDYLDILERSTASIREEY
- a CDS encoding GbsR/MarR family transcriptional regulator is translated as MANQENEKYWEEYDKVIEQFIQVIAKNMTLYGITPSVGRLYGALYFSEEPMTLDDMRDQMGMSKTSMSTGVKSLADMKMVEPSFKRGVRKDLYQSEEDWYKSFTSLFGNRWRHHTETNIEEADEAIQLLEEIRNETTDEDLIDEINRKIDRLVYARNYYEWLMDFIRVVETGQIFDFVPKKSHK
- a CDS encoding YhzD family protein encodes the protein MKTYFLTVYSQKGEALLNDSFEASDDQEAIKIGKTKLEEEGHQDQTHRCVSPDGRLLLFHR
- a CDS encoding ATP-binding protein, which produces MIIKKLELTSFGRWNRETINFSEGLNVLHGPNEIGKSSIRMFITYILFGLNAQERERYTSNIDGQLGGKIHISDSNQEWVIERYAHRYRGHRVGYLDGQKVDDEDIKQLLNGVDRFLFESIFSFQDRDLHAIRHKNPDDVGKVLFNLGLTGSDRIVNLENKLNKKVEDLYKKRGKKPLLNAKLSELKQLNEEIQQASEKEWAHQKLNEEVQQLESQVTELERKERALSKELSHHQSLLQTKSAIVNYQLLNNEMKEMQQAKEFPEDGLKNFQHLKEKKLGFQEKKNVTQSKLEQLRKEQNELQSESRQADFDSSLGEIEEMIDESTRLSNKYDELEKEIRNKEVEFTQVSDDLDLDLSVNEVLDINLSIYTEETWKRISTENHQVKNEKEKINNKKEAKQDDLRKLTLEKENLSQQMMDTEQVDMLHSKEQEIKDRKAARSIEEQYQQSIREREQSLESFERLFSILKPVVPAVLFFSLIGFIFIGFSPTVLSYAIVTVLLSATIGSYIFFHKQQQKLRRDLQQENKPNENPSEESDDLDEITEQLKQQASKQRQLEEMELKIKYLEADLRDVEQDEAYISNQEDELQESINNEKSKYPFLLQYEFYQWPSVFEKLNQLKQIAKAITAYEKQRTEVEESMKKLEANGAHAINQNHEIFSWAETKKLLDFEKSINDRLKDLANWFKQLNSELNEIEAAYEPYEKELQQLLGKAGVEDEVSFEALAEQHEAFLKKNQQLNDAYHYVYEVFGQKTDEIISQDYNWHLLEEKTGEMKSQSQSWLNEREELQQLKSDKKAEVKQLEEGGRLSDLIHKQSMLEEEVKQLADEWAVAKTAQGLLEDTKSRYQNVYLPGMIERSTQLFRDITNGKYLDIQFSYEEESLFVQDRENDWYHVQQLSEGTADQLYVSLRFAMNETLNHDSPVPFILDDAFVHFDAERKALMMRLLEQQANKQQVLYFTCHDVSDHAQQPNHTIALSLN
- a CDS encoding HpaA family protein produces the protein MKKFLMVLITVSLMILAACTDDSTESDSETVVETNVGDITKEDFYNEMKDRVGEQVIREMTLMQILEDRFDISEEDVDEEIQQFKDQLGAQFQQFIQQQGYQTEAEFRNAFYLSKLDFELAAEDIEVTDEEVQEKYDRMQTEVKARHILVEDEATAQEVIEQLDSGEDFETLAQEYSSDGSAQEGGDLGYFSTGDMVPEFENAAYDLEVGEVSEPVESQFGWHVIKVEDRRETEEEIEDFEEMEDQIRDQIIASQVDQATLADKREKMLDEAEVDIKIEEFENIFENNES
- the yhaM gene encoding 3'-5' exoribonuclease YhaM, translated to MKGIANVAVGDQFEGYLLIKSAQKGVASNGKPFLTIIFRDRTGEIEAKLWDVTKDDEEVFQAESIVSVQGEIRQFRGKSQLNIRQMRLSSPTDDVKVDDFIEKAPVPVEELKEYMTQAIFDMSNPNIQRIVRYFIKKYNDELFIYPAATKNHHEYAGGLAHHVVSMLKLAHQLKELYPEINKDLLYAGIILHDIGKVKELSSPASPTYTLEGKMLGHITMMVNEIGEAARELGIEGEEVLLLQHMVLSHHGKAEWGSPKAPLIREAEVLHLIDLVDSKMNMMNRSLAKTSPGEFTERIFPLDNRALYNPNM
- a CDS encoding metallophosphoesterase family protein, which translates into the protein MANQPLRFIHCADLHLDSPYKGLFNLPDKIFSDIKNSTFIAYERLIDLAIEEQVDFVLFVGDLFDQHSASLKSTVRLKKGLQRLNEHHINAYISYGNHDYGIGQKADLSFPPNTHVFKSEKVSKFVYSKNDVEVASIYGFSYEQREVKDSKVGEYQIEDNTLTNIATLHGSLESNHEHATYAPFLLESLRKQNFDYWALGHIHKREILSENPPVVYPGNIQGRHIKETDEKGCYLVEMNNNESNLYFHSLQEILFQEIALDGSSVEESDELLKLIESLKEDIRNQNGKTIVRLNLMISNVLAQNLSSNDREELHQLANESEEDETTWVWLKDIKFSEHIEYDRNQLKQSKQFIGEVITTIDEQVSIKSYVDDLMKNGVFKKMDWLDEEREQQIMYEAEQFLMQELLKDGSDDK
- a CDS encoding YjcZ family sporulation protein; this encodes MSYGKGYGGGFALIVVLFILLVIVGAAWF
- a CDS encoding DUF3267 domain-containing protein; this translates as MTCWKTVNISRELGHNRLAILSVLVGILSFSVLYVPFSIIYKGVTIFEPSIYHVMIGLLLIPVLHKLGHAIPILFTDREFYFKWSFKYQYLPMLKIRVRSNLSKRTSILMVLAPSLFLTVPLLFAATVFPTLYPLLLLFTAINIAISVEDWYTLAFFIKAPKKCVVTKTKNNYDILIQP